A genomic segment from Blastopirellula marina encodes:
- the speA gene encoding biosynthetic arginine decarboxylase yields the protein MLKENGNRWTAADSTDLYEVDRWGKSYFSVSEEGHLLVHPSKSADKAIDLKTVVDRLEARGIDLPILLRFSEILQNRLGEINNAFATAISEYDYQNKYSCIYPIKVNQQRHVVEEVLDYGRPFGFGLEAGSKPELLAVIAMTDENTPIICNGFKDEEYIEIAMYGQKLGRTIIPVVEKYTELALILKTAKEIGVRPKIGFRVKLASRGKGRWSASGGYHSKFGLTVTEVLRALDELKSHGMEDCFNLLHYHQGSQVSNIRYVKTALIEAARIYVDLVKRGAGLKYLDVGGGLGVDYDGSQTDFHSSMNYTLDEYARDVVSHVQSICNEAEVPHPHLLSESGRAVVAFHSVLVFGTLGVAEQGLGELKQEFDEDTPTPLRDLKEAYASVGPRTVLESFHDAQMALDMALSMFGNGNLTLEQRSEAETLYWNLCFKIRGLISELDHVPEEFEGLDRMLCDTYFCNFSLFQSLPDNWAINQLFPIMPIHRLNEEPQRHAVIGDITCDSDGKIDQFIDRRHVKRTLQLHRYDGNPYYMGAFLVGAYQEVLGDLHNLFGDTNAVHVEIDDQGEPSFTHIIKGDTVQEVLHYMQFNEEELTRQMQRSVEQSIKRGAIEAKEAGMIMKFYESGLRGYTYLE from the coding sequence ATGCTGAAAGAGAATGGCAACCGGTGGACCGCCGCCGATTCTACCGATCTGTACGAAGTTGACCGGTGGGGAAAGAGCTATTTCAGCGTCAGTGAAGAAGGGCACCTACTGGTCCATCCCTCGAAGTCTGCGGATAAAGCGATCGATCTGAAGACCGTGGTCGATCGGCTCGAGGCCCGCGGGATCGATCTGCCGATCTTGCTGCGTTTCAGCGAGATTCTGCAAAACCGCCTGGGGGAGATCAACAACGCCTTCGCAACAGCCATCTCGGAATACGATTACCAAAACAAGTACTCGTGCATCTACCCGATCAAGGTGAATCAGCAGCGACACGTGGTCGAAGAAGTGTTGGACTACGGCCGCCCTTTTGGTTTCGGTTTAGAAGCAGGCAGCAAGCCAGAGCTTTTGGCTGTGATTGCGATGACGGACGAAAATACACCGATCATCTGTAACGGATTCAAAGACGAAGAATACATCGAGATCGCCATGTACGGCCAGAAACTTGGCCGCACGATCATCCCTGTGGTCGAGAAGTACACCGAGCTGGCACTCATTCTTAAGACCGCCAAAGAAATTGGCGTGCGACCCAAGATCGGCTTTCGTGTGAAACTGGCATCGCGAGGGAAAGGGCGTTGGTCGGCCAGCGGTGGCTACCACAGCAAGTTCGGCCTGACCGTGACGGAAGTTCTGCGGGCCTTGGACGAACTCAAATCGCACGGCATGGAAGACTGCTTCAACCTGTTGCACTACCACCAGGGGAGCCAGGTCAGTAACATTCGCTACGTGAAAACTGCGCTGATCGAAGCAGCCCGAATCTATGTCGATCTGGTCAAGCGTGGTGCCGGTTTGAAGTACTTGGACGTTGGTGGCGGTCTGGGCGTCGATTATGACGGTTCGCAAACCGACTTCCATTCCAGCATGAATTACACACTGGACGAATACGCTCGCGACGTGGTCTCGCACGTTCAGTCGATCTGCAACGAAGCCGAGGTTCCTCATCCGCATTTATTGTCGGAAAGTGGCCGCGCCGTTGTCGCTTTCCATAGCGTGCTGGTCTTCGGTACGTTAGGCGTGGCCGAACAAGGGCTGGGTGAGCTGAAGCAGGAGTTCGATGAAGACACTCCAACACCACTGCGTGACCTGAAAGAGGCGTATGCTTCGGTTGGTCCGCGTACCGTATTGGAGAGCTTTCACGATGCTCAAATGGCGCTGGACATGGCCTTGTCGATGTTCGGCAACGGCAACCTGACCTTAGAGCAGCGCAGCGAAGCGGAAACGTTGTACTGGAATCTTTGCTTCAAGATTCGCGGACTCATCAGCGAGCTCGATCACGTGCCGGAAGAGTTTGAAGGCCTCGATCGGATGCTCTGCGATACCTACTTCTGTAATTTCTCGTTGTTTCAGTCGCTACCAGATAACTGGGCCATCAACCAGTTGTTCCCTATCATGCCGATCCATCGGCTGAATGAAGAGCCACAACGGCACGCCGTGATTGGTGATATTACCTGCGACAGCGATGGCAAGATTGATCAGTTCATCGATCGCCGCCACGTGAAGCGAACGCTGCAACTGCACCGCTACGACGGCAATCCGTATTACATGGGTGCCTTCCTGGTCGGGGCGTATCAGGAAGTGCTGGGAGACCTGCACAACTTGTTTGGCGACACGAACGCGGTCCACGTCGAAATCGACGACCAAGGCGAACCTTCTTTCACGCACATCATCAAGGGGGATACGGTGCAAGAAGTGCTGCATTACATGCAGTTCAACGAAGAAGAGTTGACTCGGCAGATGCAGCGCAGCGTGGAACAGTCGATCAAGCGTGGGGCCATCGAGGCCAAGGAAGCAGGTATGATCATGAAGTTCTATGAATCAGGCCTGCGAGGTTACACCTACTTGGAATAA
- a CDS encoding c-type cytochrome, whose product MRYLPLAFTMAALLTAGLASPLLAQFEDDFRSGLITTIQGSDGSHCVRIDPTISFNWQRSSPDVRVSDGKFSARWDGLLLSRTSGNYTLYAFVCGKVRVKLEGEVVLEANTQTPQWVTGKPLPMKFDWHPIQIDFAKTQPNAEFRLFWAGPDFPLEPISAEYFFHDIDKTIEQPFNHGRELIAGYRCTSCHDIQQQPPAEKAPSLAQLDGNISESWLQSWLKDNGQEKDTLRRMPHFDLSDDDVKAVTEYLLSESKRREKTKDLPVKGSAASGQNLVLSLGCTACHQIGELGRADVMGGPDLTNVAAKRPKEFFATWLKDPAKLNADHRMPVYDLNDKERDDITAYLATLTEDKSIAKTPVRKFNELLMKRGREIIAANRCNTCHALPGDAPKSTQPLQTALTPGNLWQAGCMDQPNPQKGQPGYRLAQEDQDAITTYIREVSRAKHEKSDTPDAAWVLTKNNCFACHPRGTKPGLGETAKQVADAHSDLVSQLPAMVPPSLNSVGDKLHDDALLAAIRRSEWSHRPWLKVRMPKFQLSPEEQQALVNYFVTQDRIPEKAPASLEIPELDGLAATVAGSRLVTTDGFGCTSCHQVGTMIPPKAPLNAKGPDLSMLGKRIREPWFYRWVHDPARIVPRMEMPSVKLPVQGVLDNNVDTQLAAVWKVLNTPDFTPPKPDPVRIVRFNGTRTETSRPVVLTDVIKLTDKDVLIKPFLVGLPNRNNVLYDLESGKLLQWWVGDVARQRSEGKTWHWEIGARGLLRDASQQPEIRLLIDNNGTPPEPARDGQFITRFRDIRYEGDKLIWSHTLYFVQGGEYYDIDVVETWQPLWSEDGKPINGFHRTMQFQNVPDGASIVLHLPQKTLAGELLRDRTSTGDQPTQRYEAGNISFHIKNQPNITYGDDATVWLRPGENHTIDMTVRLELPGETLAQQPPIPVRKSNAVELDIVPGWSATRLPITTEMMPIAMDWQPNGSLIAGSLKGRLWKLVDSDGDGLEDTYTQFGDEYAAPYGIKAYDKYIDVVNKYALLRLWDEDGDGVVEKVTNLAHGWGHTEDYHDWVVGLPQDEEGNYYLAVPCQQDKRTPEAAALRGTVLKLIPDTLDPAKQTFRLEELTAGHRFPMGIARNSRGELYVTDNQGNFNPFNELNHVVPGLRYGFINAIDRTPGFNPPETPPSIAIPHPWTRSVNGICFLETPKTERERLGYDLYGPWEGDLVGCEYDTRRLVRMSLEEVDGVMQGAIYPMTIDPPQDVEKGLLGPISCAVAPDGDLYIGNIRDAGWGGGNNIGSFTRMRPKSVHLPLGIDEVTATPTGFKVRFTDQIDATHGGLPSNYTVASYTRVSTPAYGGDDQQRRLESVEKIDVSPDRLEATITLEAPLREGFVYEIFLDDEIAGDQGKLWPKEAHYTLRKLKAP is encoded by the coding sequence GTGCGATACCTTCCTTTAGCGTTCACGATGGCCGCCCTCCTCACTGCCGGCCTCGCCAGCCCACTGCTAGCTCAGTTCGAAGATGACTTTCGCTCGGGCCTGATCACTACCATCCAAGGCAGCGACGGCTCGCACTGCGTCCGCATCGATCCCACGATCTCGTTCAATTGGCAGCGTAGTTCCCCAGACGTCCGTGTCAGCGATGGCAAGTTCAGTGCACGGTGGGATGGGCTTCTGCTGAGCCGAACCTCGGGCAACTACACCCTTTATGCCTTTGTCTGCGGCAAGGTCCGCGTAAAGCTCGAAGGAGAAGTCGTCCTGGAAGCCAACACGCAGACACCCCAGTGGGTAACCGGCAAGCCGCTACCAATGAAGTTCGACTGGCATCCAATTCAAATCGATTTCGCCAAGACACAGCCCAACGCAGAATTTCGTCTGTTCTGGGCTGGCCCCGATTTCCCTCTGGAACCCATCTCCGCCGAGTACTTCTTCCACGATATCGACAAGACAATCGAACAGCCCTTTAACCATGGACGAGAACTGATCGCTGGTTACCGCTGCACATCATGCCATGACATTCAACAGCAGCCGCCTGCGGAGAAAGCCCCATCCCTGGCGCAGTTGGATGGCAACATTTCAGAAAGCTGGCTGCAATCGTGGCTGAAAGATAATGGGCAGGAAAAAGACACCTTACGCAGGATGCCCCACTTCGATCTTTCTGACGACGATGTCAAAGCCGTCACCGAATACCTTCTGTCAGAATCCAAACGGCGAGAGAAGACGAAAGATCTGCCGGTAAAGGGATCAGCCGCCAGCGGCCAGAACCTGGTACTTAGCCTGGGATGCACTGCTTGCCACCAGATAGGAGAACTTGGCCGTGCGGACGTGATGGGTGGCCCAGACCTGACAAATGTTGCCGCGAAACGTCCCAAAGAGTTCTTTGCGACTTGGCTCAAGGATCCAGCCAAACTGAACGCCGATCACCGAATGCCTGTCTACGACCTAAATGATAAAGAACGAGACGACATCACGGCCTACCTGGCGACACTCACCGAAGACAAGTCGATCGCAAAGACGCCCGTACGCAAGTTCAACGAACTGCTTATGAAGCGGGGCCGCGAGATCATCGCTGCCAATCGCTGCAACACTTGCCACGCGCTTCCTGGCGATGCCCCGAAGTCCACCCAGCCTCTGCAAACCGCGTTAACACCTGGCAACTTGTGGCAGGCCGGATGCATGGATCAGCCAAATCCTCAGAAGGGGCAGCCAGGGTATCGCTTGGCCCAGGAAGATCAGGATGCAATCACAACCTATATTCGCGAAGTGTCTCGGGCCAAGCACGAGAAGTCTGATACGCCAGACGCGGCCTGGGTCCTGACGAAAAACAACTGCTTTGCCTGTCACCCCCGAGGCACGAAGCCTGGCTTGGGAGAAACGGCAAAGCAAGTTGCCGATGCCCACTCCGATTTGGTGTCGCAGCTACCAGCGATGGTTCCTCCTTCGCTCAACAGTGTCGGCGATAAGCTACATGACGATGCGTTGCTGGCGGCTATTCGTCGTAGCGAATGGAGCCATCGCCCTTGGCTAAAAGTGCGGATGCCGAAGTTCCAGCTCTCACCTGAAGAACAGCAGGCACTGGTCAATTACTTCGTCACGCAGGATCGCATCCCTGAAAAGGCACCCGCCTCGCTTGAAATACCTGAACTGGATGGCCTTGCCGCGACCGTCGCGGGATCGCGTCTGGTAACTACTGATGGTTTCGGCTGCACTAGCTGCCACCAGGTCGGCACGATGATCCCCCCCAAGGCTCCGCTCAACGCAAAGGGGCCTGACCTGTCGATGCTAGGCAAGCGAATCCGCGAGCCCTGGTTCTACCGCTGGGTACACGATCCAGCTCGAATCGTCCCACGCATGGAAATGCCCAGCGTGAAGCTGCCTGTCCAAGGCGTTCTCGACAACAACGTCGACACCCAACTGGCCGCCGTCTGGAAGGTGCTCAATACGCCAGACTTCACTCCCCCCAAACCCGATCCCGTCCGCATTGTTCGCTTCAACGGAACACGAACGGAGACCTCGCGCCCAGTAGTGCTGACCGATGTCATCAAACTGACCGACAAGGATGTCCTGATCAAACCCTTCCTCGTCGGCCTGCCCAACCGCAACAACGTGCTATACGACCTGGAAAGTGGCAAGCTGCTGCAGTGGTGGGTCGGCGATGTGGCTCGCCAGCGTAGCGAAGGAAAGACCTGGCACTGGGAGATCGGCGCTCGAGGCCTGCTGAGAGATGCCAGCCAACAACCCGAGATTCGCCTGCTGATCGACAATAATGGCACTCCACCGGAACCAGCACGTGACGGCCAGTTCATCACGCGATTTCGTGACATTCGCTACGAAGGGGACAAATTGATCTGGTCCCACACGCTGTATTTCGTGCAGGGGGGAGAATATTACGACATTGATGTCGTGGAAACGTGGCAACCCCTGTGGTCGGAAGATGGCAAACCGATCAATGGCTTCCACCGCACGATGCAGTTCCAGAATGTTCCCGATGGGGCCAGCATCGTCCTGCACCTTCCCCAGAAAACGCTTGCTGGGGAACTGCTTCGCGATCGAACATCCACGGGTGACCAACCGACGCAGCGATACGAAGCTGGAAACATTTCTTTCCACATCAAAAATCAACCCAACATCACCTACGGCGATGACGCAACCGTTTGGCTCCGGCCAGGCGAAAATCATACGATCGACATGACCGTACGGCTCGAGCTGCCAGGCGAAACACTTGCCCAGCAGCCGCCAATTCCGGTTCGTAAGTCGAACGCCGTCGAGCTCGACATCGTGCCAGGATGGTCTGCTACGCGTCTCCCCATTACGACCGAGATGATGCCTATCGCCATGGACTGGCAGCCCAACGGAAGCCTGATCGCTGGCTCCCTCAAAGGGCGATTGTGGAAGCTGGTCGATAGCGATGGCGATGGCCTGGAAGACACCTACACACAATTTGGCGACGAGTACGCGGCTCCTTACGGCATCAAGGCGTACGACAAATACATCGATGTCGTCAACAAATATGCCCTGCTTCGTCTCTGGGACGAGGATGGTGATGGAGTCGTCGAGAAGGTGACCAACCTGGCCCATGGCTGGGGACACACCGAAGACTACCATGACTGGGTTGTCGGCTTGCCTCAGGATGAAGAAGGCAACTACTACCTGGCCGTTCCTTGCCAACAAGACAAGCGTACTCCCGAAGCTGCCGCTTTGCGTGGAACGGTGCTTAAGCTGATTCCCGACACGCTCGATCCCGCAAAACAAACGTTTCGCCTGGAAGAACTCACCGCCGGTCACAGATTCCCGATGGGCATTGCCCGCAACAGTCGAGGGGAACTGTACGTGACCGACAACCAGGGGAATTTCAATCCGTTCAACGAATTGAATCACGTCGTGCCGGGGCTGCGATATGGCTTCATCAATGCGATTGATCGCACGCCTGGATTCAATCCGCCAGAAACACCTCCGTCGATCGCGATACCGCATCCGTGGACACGCAGCGTGAATGGCATTTGCTTCCTCGAAACCCCTAAAACGGAACGCGAGCGATTGGGTTATGACCTGTATGGACCTTGGGAAGGGGACTTAGTGGGGTGCGAATACGATACTCGTCGCTTAGTGCGTATGAGCCTGGAAGAGGTCGACGGTGTCATGCAAGGGGCCATCTACCCCATGACCATCGATCCACCGCAAGATGTCGAAAAAGGACTTCTCGGCCCGATCAGCTGCGCGGTTGCCCCAGATGGCGATCTGTACATCGGCAACATTCGCGACGCCGGATGGGGTGGTGGAAACAACATCGGTTCGTTCACCCGGATGCGTCCCAAGTCGGTTCATCTACCGCTGGGAATCGACGAGGTAACGGCGACGCCAACCGGCTTTAAGGTTCGCTTTACTGACCAGATCGATGCCACACATGGCGGCTTGCCTAGCAACTACACCGTGGCATCCTACACACGCGTTTCGACCCCGGCCTACGGGGGCGACGATCAACAGCGTCGGTTGGAAAGCGTCGAAAAAATCGACGTCTCTCCAGACCGGTTGGAAGCGACCATCACGCTGGAAGCTCCCCTCCGCGAAGGTTTCGTCTACGAGATCTTCCTGGACGACGAGATCGCCGGCGATCAAGGAAAGCTGTGGCCCAAGGAAGCCCACTACACGCTACGCAAGCTGAAAGCTCCGTAG
- a CDS encoding FAD-dependent oxidoreductase, which yields MEKVHVNALIIGGGATGLWLLDRLRREGRSALLVESKSLGTGQTIAAQGILHSGLKYSLQGLLTASAREAREMPAIWRKCLEGGSLPNLAQTQVRSQSFYLWGTNSASSKLGMWGARLGLQVTPQAVSPHNAPALLKGCSGSIFSVAEQVISCESLLADLATTNQHHIVQVAEDQGTEIRLGSDGSVQSVVLNSPEGQQVEVIADWNVFAAGKGNAGLREAAGLDPRKQQSRPLHMVMVRGGLSEFYGHCVDGATTRVSITSAKRSDGETVWQVGGKIAEDGISMDREGLISRAQAELLDTMPGISLDNALWSTYRVDRAEGVTMTGGRPDSFRMEKEGNTLTAWPTKLVLVPQLIQSLTSTVCSTAACGSEELEKLNSWPRPQVATAPWDQQQRWTSLKLSESAAA from the coding sequence ATGGAAAAAGTTCACGTTAACGCATTGATCATCGGTGGTGGAGCCACAGGGCTTTGGCTGCTGGATCGGCTGCGTCGCGAGGGTCGCTCGGCACTGCTGGTCGAGTCGAAGTCGCTAGGAACGGGACAAACCATTGCCGCCCAAGGGATCCTGCACAGTGGCTTGAAGTATTCTCTTCAAGGCCTGCTAACCGCTTCGGCGCGTGAAGCGAGAGAAATGCCTGCGATCTGGCGAAAGTGCCTGGAAGGCGGTTCGCTCCCCAATCTGGCACAGACCCAGGTTCGCTCACAGTCGTTTTATCTTTGGGGGACGAATTCCGCGTCGTCCAAACTCGGCATGTGGGGAGCACGTCTTGGACTTCAGGTAACTCCCCAGGCCGTTAGTCCACACAACGCCCCTGCCCTGCTCAAAGGATGCTCGGGTTCGATATTTAGTGTCGCCGAGCAGGTTATCTCGTGCGAGTCATTGCTGGCAGACCTGGCAACGACCAATCAACACCACATCGTTCAAGTGGCTGAAGACCAGGGGACAGAAATTCGCCTGGGCTCGGATGGCAGCGTTCAATCGGTTGTTCTGAATTCACCAGAAGGACAGCAGGTGGAAGTCATCGCGGACTGGAATGTTTTCGCGGCTGGTAAGGGGAATGCTGGCCTACGTGAGGCAGCCGGCCTGGATCCGCGTAAGCAGCAGTCACGACCACTTCATATGGTGATGGTCCGCGGCGGACTATCAGAGTTTTACGGACACTGTGTCGATGGTGCGACAACTCGCGTCTCGATCACTTCCGCCAAGCGAAGCGATGGAGAAACGGTTTGGCAGGTTGGTGGTAAGATTGCCGAAGACGGCATCAGCATGGATCGTGAGGGTTTGATCTCTCGTGCGCAAGCGGAATTGCTGGATACCATGCCGGGGATCTCGCTGGATAACGCGTTATGGTCGACCTATCGCGTAGATCGCGCGGAAGGTGTCACGATGACCGGCGGACGCCCCGATTCGTTCCGTATGGAGAAGGAAGGAAACACTCTGACGGCCTGGCCCACGAAGCTGGTGCTGGTTCCGCAGTTGATCCAAAGCCTGACGAGCACTGTCTGTTCGACCGCCGCTTGTGGAAGTGAAGAACTGGAAAAGCTGAACTCCTGGCCGCGCCCACAGGTCGCAACGGCCCCCTGGGATCAACAACAGCGCTGGACCTCCCTGAAACTATCGGAATCGGCTGCGGCTTAG
- a CDS encoding aldo/keto reductase — MLKRPLGKTGLQLGPIGFGAFKIGRNAKIKYPRPYDLPSDDEVASLLDGLIDLGINHFDTAPAYGISEQRLGNWFRQRDVPAVVSTKVGESFENGDSRYVFDEESVRASVANSLRLLRREVLDMVLIHTPHDDVKILKETPVVETLQSLKDAGDIRAIGLSGKTPAAAAMAFDWADLLMVEFNAEDSSHAAVIEEAARREIGVLVKKGLASGHLPADQAIPFVLNQSGVTSLVVGGLNLKHMADNLRIAEAALSQESL, encoded by the coding sequence ATGCTTAAACGACCTCTCGGAAAGACTGGCTTGCAGCTTGGCCCTATTGGGTTTGGGGCCTTCAAGATTGGCCGCAACGCGAAGATCAAATACCCGCGTCCTTACGATCTGCCCAGCGACGATGAGGTCGCCAGTCTTTTAGATGGGCTGATCGATCTGGGGATAAATCATTTCGACACCGCTCCGGCGTACGGCATCAGCGAACAGCGACTCGGCAATTGGTTCCGCCAGCGTGATGTGCCGGCGGTTGTTTCGACCAAGGTCGGCGAGTCATTCGAGAACGGTGATTCGAGATACGTCTTCGATGAGGAGTCCGTACGAGCCAGTGTGGCCAACAGTTTGCGGCTCTTACGCCGCGAAGTGCTCGACATGGTACTGATTCATACGCCTCACGATGACGTGAAGATCCTGAAGGAGACGCCCGTCGTTGAAACACTTCAGTCGCTAAAGGATGCTGGAGATATCCGAGCAATTGGACTCTCAGGCAAGACGCCCGCAGCCGCAGCAATGGCATTCGACTGGGCCGATCTGCTGATGGTCGAGTTTAACGCGGAAGATTCGTCGCATGCTGCGGTCATCGAGGAGGCCGCTCGTCGTGAGATTGGCGTTCTAGTGAAGAAAGGGCTCGCCTCGGGGCATCTCCCAGCGGACCAGGCAATACCCTTTGTGTTGAATCAATCGGGCGTAACCAGCCTGGTGGTTGGTGGTTTGAACCTGAAGCATATGGCCGATAATCTACGGATTGCTGAGGCCGCATTGTCACAAGAGTCGCTCTAA
- a CDS encoding formylglycine-generating enzyme family protein: protein MSAGPGNSKTLLTLGLVCLASGVGLYFTYGRQSVSTPPSLSISPDVEAVASTSSDPILLPGGTYMIGSDTGPRDTRPARKLKLKSFRIDPTEVTNAMFAQFVQATGFQTDAQRKGYSLCFDKTSRHFVRQDGADWQHPDGPNSSILGKETFPVVHVSWYDANAYAKWAGKSLPTEFQWEAAARGQSLSGDFPWSLEPDREVHQLANLWQGEFPLRDQALDEYHGVAPVASFPATEDGIFDLAGNVAEWTSSYYAEDSYTLVGEVDPVGANRGEMRVTRGGSWLSTDQTGVSEATVWYRGKLTPETSTNFTGFRCVSNSDPSR from the coding sequence ATGTCTGCTGGGCCCGGAAACTCGAAAACACTCTTAACGTTGGGACTGGTCTGCCTCGCGTCAGGCGTCGGTCTTTATTTCACGTATGGACGGCAGAGCGTCTCAACGCCACCATCGCTATCGATTTCTCCCGATGTCGAAGCTGTCGCCTCGACCTCGTCTGACCCGATCTTGCTCCCTGGTGGGACCTATATGATTGGCAGCGACACGGGGCCACGCGATACGCGTCCAGCACGAAAGCTCAAGCTAAAGTCATTTCGCATCGATCCCACCGAAGTAACCAACGCGATGTTCGCCCAGTTCGTTCAGGCAACCGGCTTTCAAACCGACGCCCAGCGAAAAGGCTATAGCCTGTGCTTCGACAAGACGTCTCGTCATTTCGTTCGCCAAGACGGAGCAGACTGGCAACATCCCGACGGGCCAAACTCGTCTATTCTGGGTAAAGAAACCTTTCCGGTAGTCCATGTTTCGTGGTACGACGCGAATGCCTATGCCAAGTGGGCAGGCAAAAGCTTACCCACCGAGTTTCAGTGGGAAGCTGCCGCTCGTGGGCAATCGCTAAGTGGCGACTTCCCTTGGTCGCTTGAACCGGATAGAGAAGTCCATCAGCTCGCAAATCTCTGGCAGGGCGAATTCCCTCTTCGTGATCAAGCACTGGACGAGTATCACGGCGTTGCTCCCGTCGCCTCCTTTCCCGCAACCGAGGATGGCATCTTCGATCTTGCTGGCAATGTTGCCGAATGGACTTCCAGCTACTACGCCGAAGACAGCTATACGCTGGTAGGCGAAGTCGATCCTGTCGGGGCAAACCGAGGGGAGATGCGTGTCACACGCGGAGGCAGTTGGCTAAGCACCGACCAGACAGGCGTCAGCGAAGCGACGGTCTGGTATCGCGGAAAGCTCACGCCTGAAACGAGCACAAATTTCACCGGCTTCCGCTGCGTCAGCAACAGCGATCCATCGCGTTAG
- a CDS encoding rhomboid family intramembrane serine protease, whose protein sequence is MSFSLGGQSATMLLLYINVGIFIVDWALQLNLGQYFGAHVDTIFKPYLWYQYLTYGFLHDTKSIWHILGNMFVLWMFGRFVEVRYGKAEFLKIYLTSIVLCGIVWNLATLAAWGGEIPMMANGESLGMVGASGGISTIMALFICLYPKMTVYLGFLIPVPAWAVGVLILLSNIFGQNESVAYSAHLAGIGFGLAYFFSGVHLGKFIPSKLALPKWSLRSRTKLRIHTEEEEYDPYNDSDEEAERILEKVNQSGMESLNEAERKKLEAYSRRMRQKLS, encoded by the coding sequence ATGTCCTTCTCGCTTGGGGGCCAGTCCGCCACGATGCTGCTGCTCTACATTAACGTGGGCATCTTCATCGTCGATTGGGCGCTTCAATTGAACCTGGGGCAATACTTCGGGGCTCATGTTGATACCATTTTTAAACCGTATCTCTGGTATCAGTACCTGACCTACGGCTTCCTCCATGATACGAAGTCGATCTGGCATATTCTGGGGAACATGTTCGTCCTTTGGATGTTCGGCCGGTTCGTGGAAGTACGCTACGGAAAAGCCGAATTCCTGAAGATCTACCTGACAAGTATTGTCCTTTGCGGAATCGTCTGGAACCTGGCGACCTTGGCCGCTTGGGGTGGCGAGATTCCCATGATGGCGAACGGGGAATCTCTGGGCATGGTGGGTGCTTCTGGGGGAATCTCCACAATCATGGCCCTGTTCATCTGTTTGTATCCGAAGATGACGGTCTACCTTGGCTTCCTGATTCCCGTGCCTGCGTGGGCGGTCGGTGTTTTGATCCTGCTATCCAACATTTTCGGGCAAAACGAAAGTGTCGCCTACTCAGCACATCTCGCTGGCATTGGTTTCGGCCTGGCATATTTCTTCAGTGGCGTTCACCTGGGGAAATTTATCCCCAGCAAGTTAGCGCTCCCCAAATGGTCATTGCGATCGCGTACCAAGCTGCGTATTCATACCGAGGAAGAAGAATACGATCCTTACAACGATTCTGATGAAGAAGCCGAACGCATTCTGGAAAAGGTAAATCAATCCGGAATGGAGTCGCTTAACGAGGCCGAGCGAAAGAAACTCGAAGCATACAGCCGTAGGATGCGGCAAAAACTTAGCTAA
- a CDS encoding MarR family transcriptional regulator — translation MANSERTSSHVAVELIRMAIEMASCEKTMRAAIAEVVSPFSLSENAFFVLVLCQQNLDRPLSQSRLAKTVGLSPAQLSNLVEQLRQEGWIEASRDDRDRRRQYWTLTDEGNRRLEEILPRFHEAWQFDQLPVDPRTLLEGFRQLVALLGDSLNTRALASSVSPVKSHAA, via the coding sequence ATGGCAAACTCGGAGCGAACATCGTCACATGTGGCGGTGGAATTGATTCGCATGGCCATCGAGATGGCCTCGTGCGAGAAAACGATGCGGGCTGCGATCGCGGAAGTGGTCTCACCGTTTTCACTATCTGAGAATGCCTTTTTTGTTTTGGTGTTGTGCCAACAGAACTTGGATCGGCCTTTGTCGCAGTCCAGGTTGGCCAAGACCGTGGGACTTTCTCCGGCTCAGTTGAGCAATCTGGTCGAACAGCTTCGACAAGAGGGGTGGATTGAAGCGAGTCGCGATGATCGTGATCGTCGGCGTCAGTATTGGACGCTGACCGACGAGGGTAATCGGCGACTTGAAGAGATTCTTCCTCGCTTTCACGAAGCATGGCAGTTCGATCAGCTTCCCGTCGATCCGCGAACACTGCTGGAAGGATTTCGGCAACTGGTCGCTCTGCTAGGTGATTCATTGAATACCCGAGCGTTGGCATCGTCGGTTTCCCCTGTCAAATCCCACGCCGCATAG